From Dasypus novemcinctus isolate mDasNov1 chromosome 8, mDasNov1.1.hap2, whole genome shotgun sequence, the proteins below share one genomic window:
- the CD274 gene encoding programmed cell death 1 ligand 1 isoform X3, translating to MECKFPVENPLDLVTLIVYWEKEDKKIIQFVHGKEDPTVQHSSYSQRAQLLKDRLYLGTAALQITDVKMQDAGVYCCMISYGGADYKRITLKVNAPYRKISQRISVDPVTSEHELTCEAEGYPNAEVIWTSSDHQILSGKTITTDSKRNQKLFNVTSTLRINTTANEIFHCTFQTSEFKENNTAELVIPEPPKVFLEKRTHWVILGAVLLVLGVVLAGSLLSKKTRENEGCGKL from the exons ATGGAATGCAAATTCCCAGTAGAAAATCCGTTAGACCTGGTTACATTAATTGTCTACTGGGAAAAGGAAGATAagaaaattattcagtttgtgcatGGGAAAGAAGACCCAACAGTTCAGCATAGCAGCTATAGCCAGAGGGCCCAGCTGCTGAAGGACAGGCTCTACCTGGGAACGGCGGCTCTTCAGATCACAGATGTCAAAATGCAGGATGCGGGGGTTTACTGCTGCATGATCAGCTATGGTGGTGCTGACTATAAGCGGATTACTTTGAAAGTCAATG CCCCCTACCGCAAAATCAGCCAAAGAATTTCTGTGGATCCAGTCACCTCGGAACATGAACTAACATGTGAGGCTGAGGGCTACCCTAACGCTGAAGTCATCTGGACAAGCAGTGACCACCAAATCCTGAGTGGCAAGACCATCACCACTGATTCCAAGCGGAATCAGAAGCTCTTCAATGTGACCAGCACACTGAGAATTAACACAACAGCTAACGAGATTTTCCACTGCACTTTTCAGACATCAGAGTTCAAGGAAAACAACACAGCTGAGTTGGTCATCCCAG aaccACCTAAAGTATTTTTAGAAAAGAGGACTCACTGGGTGATTCTTGGAGCCGTCCTGTTGGTCCTTGGTGTAGTGCTGGCTGGCAGTCTTCTATCTAAAAAGACACg TGAAAATGAAGGATGTGGAAAACTGTGA
- the CD274 gene encoding programmed cell death 1 ligand 1 isoform X1 — translation MKIFNVFAFMAYCHLLNAFSITVSKYLYEVEYGSNVTMECKFPVENPLDLVTLIVYWEKEDKKIIQFVHGKEDPTVQHSSYSQRAQLLKDRLYLGTAALQITDVKMQDAGVYCCMISYGGADYKRITLKVNAPYRKISQRISVDPVTSEHELTCEAEGYPNAEVIWTSSDHQILSGKTITTDSKRNQKLFNVTSTLRINTTANEIFHCTFQTSEFKENNTAELVIPEPPKVFLEKRTHWVILGAVLLVLGVVLAGSLLSKKTRENEGCGKL, via the exons atgaagatatttaaTGTCTTTGCATTCATGGCCTACTGTCATTTGTTAAATG caTTTAGTATCACAGTGTCCAAGTACCTATATGAGGTAGAATATGGCAGCAATGTGACAATGGAATGCAAATTCCCAGTAGAAAATCCGTTAGACCTGGTTACATTAATTGTCTACTGGGAAAAGGAAGATAagaaaattattcagtttgtgcatGGGAAAGAAGACCCAACAGTTCAGCATAGCAGCTATAGCCAGAGGGCCCAGCTGCTGAAGGACAGGCTCTACCTGGGAACGGCGGCTCTTCAGATCACAGATGTCAAAATGCAGGATGCGGGGGTTTACTGCTGCATGATCAGCTATGGTGGTGCTGACTATAAGCGGATTACTTTGAAAGTCAATG CCCCCTACCGCAAAATCAGCCAAAGAATTTCTGTGGATCCAGTCACCTCGGAACATGAACTAACATGTGAGGCTGAGGGCTACCCTAACGCTGAAGTCATCTGGACAAGCAGTGACCACCAAATCCTGAGTGGCAAGACCATCACCACTGATTCCAAGCGGAATCAGAAGCTCTTCAATGTGACCAGCACACTGAGAATTAACACAACAGCTAACGAGATTTTCCACTGCACTTTTCAGACATCAGAGTTCAAGGAAAACAACACAGCTGAGTTGGTCATCCCAG aaccACCTAAAGTATTTTTAGAAAAGAGGACTCACTGGGTGATTCTTGGAGCCGTCCTGTTGGTCCTTGGTGTAGTGCTGGCTGGCAGTCTTCTATCTAAAAAGACACg TGAAAATGAAGGATGTGGAAAACTGTGA
- the CD274 gene encoding programmed cell death 1 ligand 1 isoform X2 has product MKIFNVFAFMAYCHLLNAFSITVSKYLYEVEYGSNVTMECKFPVENPLDLVTLIVYWEKEDKKIIQFVHGKEDPTVQHSSYSQRAQLLKDRLYLGTAALQITDVKMQDAGVYCCMISYGGADYKRITLKVNAPYRKISQRISVDPVTSEHELTCEAEGYPNAEVIWTSSDHQILSGKTITTDSKRNQKLFNVTSTLRINTTANEIFHCTFQTSEFKENNTAELVIPEPPKVFLEKRTHWVILGAVLLVLGVVLAGSLLSKKTRYKI; this is encoded by the exons atgaagatatttaaTGTCTTTGCATTCATGGCCTACTGTCATTTGTTAAATG caTTTAGTATCACAGTGTCCAAGTACCTATATGAGGTAGAATATGGCAGCAATGTGACAATGGAATGCAAATTCCCAGTAGAAAATCCGTTAGACCTGGTTACATTAATTGTCTACTGGGAAAAGGAAGATAagaaaattattcagtttgtgcatGGGAAAGAAGACCCAACAGTTCAGCATAGCAGCTATAGCCAGAGGGCCCAGCTGCTGAAGGACAGGCTCTACCTGGGAACGGCGGCTCTTCAGATCACAGATGTCAAAATGCAGGATGCGGGGGTTTACTGCTGCATGATCAGCTATGGTGGTGCTGACTATAAGCGGATTACTTTGAAAGTCAATG CCCCCTACCGCAAAATCAGCCAAAGAATTTCTGTGGATCCAGTCACCTCGGAACATGAACTAACATGTGAGGCTGAGGGCTACCCTAACGCTGAAGTCATCTGGACAAGCAGTGACCACCAAATCCTGAGTGGCAAGACCATCACCACTGATTCCAAGCGGAATCAGAAGCTCTTCAATGTGACCAGCACACTGAGAATTAACACAACAGCTAACGAGATTTTCCACTGCACTTTTCAGACATCAGAGTTCAAGGAAAACAACACAGCTGAGTTGGTCATCCCAG aaccACCTAAAGTATTTTTAGAAAAGAGGACTCACTGGGTGATTCTTGGAGCCGTCCTGTTGGTCCTTGGTGTAGTGCTGGCTGGCAGTCTTCTATCTAAAAAGACACg GTACAAAATTTGA
- the CD274 gene encoding programmed cell death 1 ligand 1 isoform X4: MECKFPVENPLDLVTLIVYWEKEDKKIIQFVHGKEDPTVQHSSYSQRAQLLKDRLYLGTAALQITDVKMQDAGVYCCMISYGGADYKRITLKVNAPYRKISQRISVDPVTSEHELTCEAEGYPNAEVIWTSSDHQILSGKTITTDSKRNQKLFNVTSTLRINTTANEIFHCTFQTSEFKENNTAELVIPEPPKVFLEKRTHWVILGAVLLVLGVVLAGSLLSKKTRYKI, translated from the exons ATGGAATGCAAATTCCCAGTAGAAAATCCGTTAGACCTGGTTACATTAATTGTCTACTGGGAAAAGGAAGATAagaaaattattcagtttgtgcatGGGAAAGAAGACCCAACAGTTCAGCATAGCAGCTATAGCCAGAGGGCCCAGCTGCTGAAGGACAGGCTCTACCTGGGAACGGCGGCTCTTCAGATCACAGATGTCAAAATGCAGGATGCGGGGGTTTACTGCTGCATGATCAGCTATGGTGGTGCTGACTATAAGCGGATTACTTTGAAAGTCAATG CCCCCTACCGCAAAATCAGCCAAAGAATTTCTGTGGATCCAGTCACCTCGGAACATGAACTAACATGTGAGGCTGAGGGCTACCCTAACGCTGAAGTCATCTGGACAAGCAGTGACCACCAAATCCTGAGTGGCAAGACCATCACCACTGATTCCAAGCGGAATCAGAAGCTCTTCAATGTGACCAGCACACTGAGAATTAACACAACAGCTAACGAGATTTTCCACTGCACTTTTCAGACATCAGAGTTCAAGGAAAACAACACAGCTGAGTTGGTCATCCCAG aaccACCTAAAGTATTTTTAGAAAAGAGGACTCACTGGGTGATTCTTGGAGCCGTCCTGTTGGTCCTTGGTGTAGTGCTGGCTGGCAGTCTTCTATCTAAAAAGACACg GTACAAAATTTGA